A portion of the Sulfuricurvum kujiense DSM 16994 genome contains these proteins:
- a CDS encoding MFS transporter, whose product MKLGELKKEGHWPSLLAAFLYFDFSFMMWTMLGPLATEINETLSAAGNALNDSQIATLLALPIMSGALLRILLGFFVDKFGPKKTALGSQLIVIFTLFFAFIQSDAITYNQLLLVALGLGFGGASFAVALPQAGQWYPPRLQGVVLGIAGAGNIGVVIDFLFAPKIAQLWGWPSVFLVGGVLSTIIFIAYMFLAKDAPLSIYKPNPKRFKDYMKLLGDKDTWWFNLFYAVSFGGFVGFANYMKVYLMNTYQSDMSAIGLDILNEDNVKVMAGYFGALCIFAGAVLRPVGGAIADKMGGVKSLYVFYGSIVVLSLITALIDLPFWAAITVMFLIMANLGMANGSVFQLVPQRFGKDIGIMTGLIGAAGGLGGSALIKTFGWSQGAFDGYAAGFLIFAGFVLVAISGISLVKTRWRTTWGATAGGRI is encoded by the coding sequence ATGAAATTGGGTGAATTGAAAAAAGAGGGGCACTGGCCGTCACTGCTGGCCGCCTTCTTGTATTTCGACTTTAGTTTTATGATGTGGACGATGCTCGGACCGTTGGCGACTGAGATCAATGAGACGCTAAGTGCGGCAGGCAATGCCCTCAATGATTCGCAGATCGCGACCTTGCTGGCGCTTCCGATTATGTCCGGAGCCCTTTTACGGATTCTTCTCGGTTTCTTCGTCGATAAATTCGGACCGAAAAAGACCGCGTTGGGATCACAATTGATCGTTATTTTCACCCTCTTCTTCGCATTCATCCAATCGGATGCGATTACCTATAATCAGCTGCTGCTGGTTGCGCTCGGTCTCGGATTCGGCGGTGCGTCGTTCGCCGTTGCCCTTCCGCAAGCGGGACAATGGTATCCGCCGCGTCTTCAGGGGGTTGTTTTGGGTATTGCGGGTGCGGGAAACATCGGGGTCGTGATCGACTTTTTGTTTGCTCCTAAGATCGCTCAACTGTGGGGATGGCCATCGGTTTTTCTCGTGGGCGGAGTCCTATCAACAATCATTTTCATCGCCTATATGTTTTTGGCAAAAGATGCCCCGCTAAGCATTTATAAGCCGAACCCGAAGAGATTCAAAGACTACATGAAACTTCTAGGGGATAAAGACACCTGGTGGTTCAACCTCTTTTATGCAGTCTCATTCGGTGGGTTTGTCGGATTTGCCAACTATATGAAAGTCTATTTGATGAACACCTATCAAAGCGATATGTCCGCTATCGGTCTGGATATTCTGAATGAAGACAATGTCAAAGTCATGGCAGGATATTTCGGAGCTCTCTGTATCTTCGCCGGGGCTGTTTTGCGTCCGGTCGGAGGGGCTATCGCCGATAAAATGGGCGGGGTAAAATCCCTCTATGTATTTTATGGTAGCATTGTAGTGTTGTCTCTGATCACGGCCTTGATCGACCTGCCGTTTTGGGCAGCGATTACGGTGATGTTTTTGATCATGGCGAATCTCGGAATGGCAAACGGTTCGGTGTTCCAGCTCGTACCGCAGCGCTTTGGTAAAGATATCGGGATTATGACCGGACTTATCGGTGCGGCCGGAGGATTGGGCGGATCGGCTTTAATCAAAACATTCGGTTGGTCTCAGGGGGCATTTGACGGTTATGCCGCCGGGTTCTTAATCTTTGCCGGATTCGTTTTAGTGGCGATATCGGGTATCTCTCTGGTAAAAACCCGATGGAGAACGACGTGGGGTGCGACTGCAGGCGGACGGATTTAA
- a CDS encoding bifunctional protein-serine/threonine kinase/phosphatase, whose translation MLQLQSSEYILPKPGSTGDDACAYAIIDNSLFVSVLCDGVGSAKRGGTAARQSVKFFINQFKSRPKAWGISKTMEVFTRHINGLLFKESISQYGQIELLTTLCLAIIEGESLYTLNLGDSRIYLLKQNGEFKRLSTDHTMDDEYMSHVLTQACGMSENIDPNIVSTPIAVGDTLVLCSDGVYNLIDEKSFMDLVHQGLGSATIINHAAQDGQLHDRDDMSLQIFRIESLDPLHALKNNDLPIPKSLYEGDIIDGYTLISPMMEHRRIWKVSKQGQFYVMKFPMRAYDEQALDEFVREAWTAKQITHKAFGHAWIPEGRSVRYYMMDLVEGINLKDYVKNRPLSIDNAIELGKFLHRAEAHLLHLGLVHGDIKPENIIVYKKEGEAGVNFKMVDFGSIVEIFSTDSRAGTPSYLAPERFIGGVINESTEIFSIGVTLYWALSGKLPYGEIEPFQTPTFKTPKRPVKLNSNIPLWLDSIIMRAIAVSPERRYTHYSEFFYELKAPEKVKPFFSDETPLIERSPVMFYKIGFFLALAAEIVTFVLYVSK comes from the coding sequence ATGCTGCAACTGCAATCCAGCGAATATATTCTTCCCAAACCCGGTTCCACAGGAGATGACGCATGCGCCTATGCCATTATCGATAATTCGCTTTTCGTATCGGTATTGTGCGACGGCGTGGGGAGCGCCAAACGCGGCGGAACCGCCGCCCGTCAGAGTGTCAAATTTTTTATCAATCAGTTCAAATCCCGTCCAAAAGCATGGGGGATTTCCAAAACGATGGAAGTCTTTACCCGCCATATCAACGGGCTCCTCTTTAAAGAGTCGATTTCCCAGTACGGGCAAATCGAACTGCTGACAACACTCTGTCTGGCAATCATCGAAGGCGAGAGCCTCTATACCCTCAATCTCGGAGATTCCCGCATCTATCTTTTGAAACAAAACGGAGAGTTCAAGCGCCTCAGTACCGATCATACGATGGATGATGAATACATGTCGCACGTCCTGACCCAAGCCTGCGGCATGAGTGAAAACATCGATCCGAATATCGTCTCTACCCCGATCGCCGTCGGAGACACTCTGGTTTTATGCAGCGACGGCGTCTACAATCTGATCGATGAAAAAAGTTTTATGGATCTGGTACATCAGGGATTAGGATCTGCAACGATCATCAACCACGCCGCTCAAGACGGCCAACTGCACGATCGTGATGATATGAGTCTGCAGATCTTTCGTATCGAATCACTCGATCCGCTGCACGCACTCAAAAACAACGATCTTCCTATCCCTAAATCGCTGTATGAAGGTGACATTATCGACGGATATACCCTCATATCACCGATGATGGAACACCGGCGGATCTGGAAAGTGAGCAAGCAGGGGCAATTCTATGTCATGAAATTCCCGATGCGCGCGTATGATGAACAAGCCTTGGACGAATTCGTCCGCGAAGCATGGACCGCAAAACAGATCACCCACAAAGCCTTCGGTCACGCATGGATTCCCGAAGGGCGCAGTGTCCGCTATTATATGATGGACCTCGTTGAGGGAATCAATTTAAAAGATTACGTCAAAAACCGCCCTCTCTCCATCGACAATGCAATCGAACTCGGAAAATTTCTCCACCGAGCCGAAGCCCATCTGCTGCATCTGGGATTGGTGCACGGCGACATTAAACCCGAAAATATCATCGTCTACAAAAAGGAAGGGGAAGCGGGGGTCAATTTTAAAATGGTCGATTTCGGCTCGATTGTCGAAATTTTTTCGACCGACTCCCGAGCGGGGACCCCCTCATACCTTGCGCCCGAACGGTTCATCGGAGGCGTTATCAACGAATCGACCGAAATCTTCTCAATCGGAGTCACCCTCTACTGGGCTTTGAGCGGCAAACTCCCTTACGGCGAGATCGAACCGTTCCAGACTCCGACGTTCAAAACTCCCAAACGTCCGGTCAAGCTCAACAGCAATATCCCCCTCTGGCTTGATTCGATCATCATGCGTGCCATTGCCGTTTCGCCGGAGCGTCGCTACACTCACTACTCCGAATTTTTTTATGAGCTTAAAGCGCCCGAGAAAGTCAAACCTTTCTTCAGCGATGAGACACCCCTGATCGAGCGTTCGCCCGTCATGTTTTACAAGATCGGATTTTTTCTTGCCCTCGCTGCCGAGATTGTAACCTTTGTCCTCTATGTTTCGAAGTAG
- a CDS encoding RrF2 family transcriptional regulator has protein sequence MLSSACQDTIRAAVWLSTKEIGKFYRIQEISESLELPYHFLSKSLQKLVHAGILVSLRGASGGVSLSKPASEITLLSIIDAVDGSVFFDTCVLGIGDCEAEKPCALHAQWDVWRQEMLEMYSAMRLSEITDDVILRKVKRI, from the coding sequence ATGCTCTCTTCTGCTTGTCAAGATACTATCCGCGCCGCCGTATGGCTCTCCACCAAAGAAATCGGAAAGTTTTATCGTATACAAGAGATCAGCGAATCGCTGGAACTGCCGTATCACTTTCTCTCAAAATCGCTCCAAAAACTGGTTCATGCGGGGATATTGGTCTCTTTGCGGGGTGCCTCGGGAGGGGTGAGCCTTTCAAAACCCGCATCGGAAATCACCCTGCTCTCGATTATCGATGCCGTAGACGGAAGCGTCTTTTTTGATACCTGCGTTTTAGGTATCGGAGATTGCGAAGCGGAAAAACCGTGCGCTTTGCATGCGCAATGGGATGTATGGCGCCAAGAGATGCTGGAGATGTACTCCGCCATGCGCCTGAGCGAGATCACCGATGACGTCATCTTGCGAAAAGTAAAACGGATTTAG
- a CDS encoding CmpA/NrtA family ABC transporter substrate-binding protein, giving the protein MKSLSILGKGALVLSIAASIAMAAPEKANLKIGFIALTDCAPIVIAKEKGFFAKHGLNVDVVKEGGGWAGIQQKVISGEYDYSHALAVMPLAATLGISGNTPMYALLSLDYNGNAITFSNDVIDQMEKYGLDSVKRPVTSASLKKLIDAKRAAEGSKYKPLEFGMVFPVSTHNYEIRYWMAMSGIDPDADTTLKVVPPPQMVANLQAGNIDGYCVGEPWNERAVMANLGSSLVTNYDIWNNKPEKVLMSTKSFADKNPETTQAVMQSIIEAQKWLDASWDNRKEASAILSKKEYVNAPKDIIDNSMTGTFQFLKGKPSEPNPMFNVFANNYAAYPFYSHGMWYLTQMIRWGQINKAIDMKKTVEAVYRPDLFAKAAKSVGYSLPASPWKIDGKDQYNKFIDGKVFDPNHAVDYIYDTKVNHAKVSKAALAKANTWKVKTLQPAYVCPYGPAGCANPKFIK; this is encoded by the coding sequence ATGAAAAGCTTGAGTATTTTAGGAAAAGGTGCATTAGTGCTCTCTATTGCCGCCTCTATAGCCATGGCCGCACCGGAAAAAGCAAATTTGAAAATAGGGTTTATCGCCCTTACCGATTGTGCTCCGATCGTCATTGCGAAAGAAAAAGGTTTCTTTGCCAAACACGGATTAAACGTTGATGTCGTAAAAGAAGGGGGCGGATGGGCCGGAATACAGCAAAAAGTGATCAGTGGAGAATACGACTATTCCCACGCTCTTGCCGTGATGCCGTTAGCCGCGACACTCGGTATCAGCGGAAATACACCGATGTATGCCCTCCTCTCCCTCGATTACAACGGTAATGCAATTACCTTCAGTAACGACGTAATCGATCAAATGGAAAAATACGGATTGGATTCGGTCAAACGACCGGTTACGTCTGCCTCACTCAAAAAATTGATCGATGCCAAACGTGCCGCTGAAGGATCAAAATATAAGCCTCTTGAATTCGGTATGGTATTTCCTGTCTCTACCCATAACTATGAAATTCGTTATTGGATGGCAATGAGCGGAATTGATCCGGATGCCGATACGACGCTTAAGGTTGTTCCGCCGCCTCAGATGGTCGCGAATCTTCAAGCCGGTAATATTGACGGATATTGTGTCGGTGAACCGTGGAATGAACGGGCGGTAATGGCAAATCTAGGTTCGTCTTTGGTTACCAACTATGACATTTGGAACAATAAACCCGAAAAAGTATTGATGTCGACCAAATCATTTGCCGATAAAAATCCGGAGACTACCCAAGCCGTCATGCAATCGATCATTGAGGCGCAAAAATGGCTTGATGCTTCTTGGGATAACCGGAAAGAGGCTTCCGCCATCCTCTCTAAAAAAGAGTATGTCAATGCCCCTAAAGATATTATCGACAATTCGATGACAGGTACATTTCAATTCCTAAAAGGAAAACCGAGTGAACCTAATCCGATGTTTAACGTCTTTGCAAACAATTATGCCGCATATCCGTTCTACAGCCACGGGATGTGGTATCTGACTCAGATGATCCGCTGGGGTCAAATCAATAAAGCGATCGACATGAAAAAAACGGTCGAAGCGGTTTACCGTCCCGATTTGTTTGCCAAAGCAGCGAAAAGCGTAGGGTACAGCCTCCCTGCTTCACCGTGGAAAATAGACGGTAAAGACCAATATAACAAATTTATCGACGGCAAAGTGTTTGACCCCAATCATGCCGTAGATTATATCTATGATACCAAAGTCAATCATGCCAAAGTTTCCAAAGCAGCTTTGGCCAAAGCAAATACGTGGAAAGTTAAAACACTTCAGCCGGCGTATGTATGTCCTTACGGTCCTGCAGGCTGTGCTAATCCGAAATTTATCAAATAA
- the ntrB gene encoding nitrate ABC transporter permease, which translates to MNSNVFELGKRIVLPLLVLVLIIAGWSALSSHVEQFPTPSETYDVAKEVFADPFYINNEDDKGIGWQILNSLERVFGGFALAILVGVPLGLLIGMSKNAFIALNPFIQILKPVSPLAWLPLLLFVFKDINLTAITTIFITSIWPIIINTALGVRSVSEDYLNVAKVLQLTPFEKVFQIILPVAVPFIFTGMRLSLGIAWLVIVAAEMLTGGIGIGFWIWDEYNNLNYHSIIIGIAIVGVIGLILDAIMGLIADFFDYRKRGRA; encoded by the coding sequence ATGAATTCCAATGTGTTTGAATTGGGCAAGAGGATTGTTCTTCCTCTGCTCGTACTCGTACTCATAATCGCCGGATGGTCGGCACTATCGAGTCATGTGGAACAGTTTCCTACTCCGAGTGAAACGTACGATGTCGCCAAAGAGGTGTTCGCCGATCCGTTTTATATCAACAATGAGGATGACAAAGGGATCGGATGGCAGATACTCAACTCTCTAGAGAGGGTATTCGGCGGATTCGCTCTGGCCATTCTTGTCGGAGTGCCGCTAGGACTGTTGATCGGGATGAGTAAAAATGCGTTTATCGCTCTCAACCCGTTTATCCAGATACTCAAACCGGTTTCACCGCTGGCATGGCTGCCTCTGCTGTTGTTTGTCTTTAAAGATATTAATTTAACTGCGATTACAACCATTTTTATCACCTCGATCTGGCCGATCATCATCAATACGGCTCTGGGTGTGAGAAGTGTAAGCGAGGATTATCTCAACGTCGCGAAAGTGTTGCAGCTCACGCCGTTTGAAAAAGTGTTTCAGATCATTCTCCCTGTAGCGGTTCCGTTTATTTTTACGGGAATGCGTCTGTCGCTGGGGATAGCATGGCTCGTTATCGTCGCGGCAGAAATGCTCACCGGCGGTATCGGTATCGGCTTTTGGATCTGGGATGAATATAACAATCTCAATTACCACTCGATCATTATCGGGATTGCGATTGTCGGTGTAATAGGGCTTATTTTGGATGCTATTATGGGGTTGATTGCCGATTTCTTTGATTATCGAAAGCGAGGACGAGCATGA
- a CDS encoding ABC transporter ATP-binding protein produces MSVKPFLKIDHVDKIFPLGGGKEYVALRDVKLEIRENEIVSIIGHSGCGKSTILNLIAGLDTISNGTILLEDKHITAPGPERAVVFQNHSLLPWLSVYQNIEMAVRKVLGDDLSPGEIRDHVMKYIHMVNLDHAKDKFPGEISGGMKQRVGIARALAIEPKVLLMDEPFGALDSLTRANLQDHLMRIQMQTGNTVIIITHDVDEAVLLSDRVIMMTNGPEATIGEVLEVNLPRPRNRLELQHNEEYLRCRGAIIEFLYSKFAKEDE; encoded by the coding sequence ATGAGTGTAAAACCATTTTTAAAAATCGATCATGTCGATAAAATCTTCCCTTTGGGCGGAGGAAAAGAGTATGTCGCCCTTCGGGATGTCAAACTCGAGATTAGAGAAAATGAAATCGTTTCGATTATCGGACACTCCGGCTGCGGAAAATCGACGATTCTCAATCTGATAGCCGGCTTGGATACGATCAGTAACGGAACCATACTGTTGGAAGACAAACATATCACGGCACCCGGACCGGAACGGGCGGTAGTCTTTCAAAACCATTCACTCCTACCATGGCTCAGTGTGTATCAAAACATCGAGATGGCCGTTCGAAAAGTATTGGGAGACGATCTGAGCCCCGGCGAGATCCGCGATCATGTGATGAAATACATCCATATGGTCAATCTCGACCATGCGAAAGATAAATTTCCCGGTGAGATCAGCGGGGGGATGAAACAACGTGTCGGAATCGCCCGTGCACTCGCCATCGAGCCAAAAGTACTGCTGATGGATGAACCGTTCGGAGCACTCGACTCATTGACCAGGGCCAACCTGCAAGATCATTTAATGCGGATTCAGATGCAAACAGGAAATACCGTCATCATCATCACCCACGATGTCGACGAAGCGGTACTGCTATCGGATCGGGTCATTATGATGACTAACGGACCGGAAGCGACGATCGGTGAGGTATTGGAGGTCAATCTTCCGCGTCCCCGCAATCGTCTGGAATTACAGCATAACGAAGAGTATCTTCGATGCCGTGGTGCGATCATCGAGTTTCTCTATTCGAAATTCGCAAAAGAAGATGAATAA
- a CDS encoding alginate export family protein, which produces MIKITLSAIAILTMASPVTVSLSADEGFSLLGNAKFNGEIRPRYETVDDESTASGSAANAMTVRAVLGLEAQLLGIEGLSGKVEGTTVQSIGGEHYYSVTNSRSSTAYDTIADPQQSRITQAYLHYKLNKTTAKVGRQIINIDNQRFVGSVDWRQMPQVFDAALISDNTIDALTLTGAYVWGRDLAINNNPTSKTNSIILNGSYKVSDMLKITAYDYMISSASDTVGIALTGTLPFANAKVAYRAEYASQGDASRDTDNLPANQNVQADAYYYNLDLKADMNGFFAGAGYEFLSGTTTTDGKTKFQTPLATLHAFNGWADKFLATPTGGLKDTSVTLGYSAAGLGKAMVVYHDFATDVEMGGKSDLGNEWDLLYTNAIPGVKGLNALVKAAFYNAGDVNPTTTYADTDKIWLQLDYKF; this is translated from the coding sequence ATGATAAAAATCACATTATCAGCCATTGCCATCTTGACGATGGCCAGTCCGGTTACAGTCTCTTTGAGCGCCGATGAGGGCTTTAGCCTATTGGGCAATGCTAAGTTCAACGGCGAAATCCGCCCCCGTTATGAAACCGTAGACGACGAATCTACCGCATCGGGCAGTGCCGCCAATGCTATGACCGTGCGCGCGGTGCTCGGTTTGGAGGCGCAACTGCTCGGCATCGAAGGCCTCTCAGGAAAAGTAGAAGGGACAACTGTTCAATCGATCGGCGGAGAGCACTATTACAGTGTCACAAACAGCCGTTCAAGTACCGCTTACGATACGATCGCCGATCCTCAGCAGTCACGTATTACTCAAGCCTATCTGCACTACAAACTGAACAAAACAACGGCCAAAGTCGGACGTCAGATCATCAACATCGACAATCAGCGTTTCGTAGGATCGGTTGACTGGCGTCAGATGCCGCAAGTTTTTGATGCGGCACTCATCAGCGATAACACCATTGACGCGTTGACGCTGACCGGTGCGTATGTCTGGGGAAGAGATCTGGCGATCAATAATAATCCGACGTCGAAGACAAACTCCATAATCCTCAACGGATCGTACAAAGTGAGTGATATGCTCAAAATTACCGCCTATGACTATATGATCTCGTCTGCCAGCGATACCGTCGGAATCGCATTGACGGGGACGCTTCCTTTCGCGAATGCAAAAGTCGCCTACCGTGCCGAATACGCTTCACAGGGGGATGCGTCGCGTGACACCGACAATCTTCCGGCAAATCAAAATGTTCAAGCCGATGCCTACTACTACAACCTGGATCTAAAAGCCGATATGAACGGCTTTTTTGCGGGTGCAGGATACGAGTTTTTAAGCGGAACGACAACGACTGATGGCAAAACCAAATTTCAGACCCCTCTGGCCACGCTTCATGCCTTCAACGGATGGGCCGATAAATTTTTGGCTACCCCGACAGGCGGCCTCAAAGATACAAGCGTGACCCTCGGCTACAGTGCGGCAGGTCTGGGAAAAGCGATGGTCGTGTATCATGATTTCGCAACGGACGTGGAAATGGGCGGCAAAAGCGACTTAGGGAATGAATGGGATCTGCTCTACACCAATGCGATTCCCGGTGTAAAAGGGCTAAACGCTCTTGTGAAAGCCGCTTTTTATAATGCCGGTGACGTCAATCCGACAACAACATACGCTGATACCGATAAAATCTGGCTCCAACTCGATTATAAGTTCTAG
- the cobA gene encoding uroporphyrinogen-III C-methyltransferase yields the protein MHGKLYLIGCGPGDADLLTLKALKTIHKLDIALIDHLLTQEIIDLILPHTKVVFVGKEKGKHSFPQETINAMITEYARQGYTVGRLKCGDPYIFGRGTEEAIYASSNGIETEVIPGISSALSGPLSVGIAPTARGVSTGVSVVSAHLSGDRVNLSWIPMLGVSDHTTVVLMGLSRIRQIVKEALDQGIDPHLPVAIVSNATTAIQSSIVTTLSELVATAKGAPKPAILVFGEVVNLSQILPKYRYEPKEVSYDIAHAG from the coding sequence ATGCACGGAAAACTCTATTTGATCGGATGTGGTCCCGGTGATGCCGATCTATTAACCCTCAAAGCACTTAAAACAATTCATAAACTTGATATTGCCCTGATCGACCATCTCCTCACCCAGGAGATCATCGATCTGATCTTGCCGCACACCAAAGTGGTATTTGTCGGAAAAGAGAAAGGAAAACACAGTTTCCCGCAAGAGACGATCAACGCAATGATTACCGAATATGCCCGTCAAGGCTACACGGTAGGCCGTCTCAAATGCGGCGATCCCTATATCTTCGGCCGGGGTACCGAAGAGGCGATCTATGCCTCATCAAACGGTATAGAGACGGAAGTCATCCCCGGTATCTCCTCGGCGCTCTCAGGCCCGCTCTCGGTCGGGATTGCTCCGACTGCCCGCGGTGTCAGTACCGGGGTCTCGGTCGTATCGGCACATCTGTCCGGTGACCGGGTCAATCTCTCATGGATTCCGATGCTCGGGGTAAGCGACCATACGACGGTCGTGCTGATGGGGCTCAGCCGCATACGCCAAATCGTCAAAGAGGCGCTGGATCAGGGAATCGATCCTCATCTTCCCGTCGCCATCGTCTCCAATGCCACAACCGCGATCCAAAGCTCTATCGTCACGACCCTCAGTGAGCTTGTCGCAACGGCCAAAGGGGCGCCTAAACCGGCGATCTTAGTGTTCGGAGAAGTAGTCAATCTATCTCAGATTCTCCCGAAATACCGTTATGAACCGAAGGAGGTATCGTATGACATCGCTCATGCAGGCTAA